A portion of the Diprion similis isolate iyDipSimi1 chromosome 4, iyDipSimi1.1, whole genome shotgun sequence genome contains these proteins:
- the LOC124405911 gene encoding uncharacterized protein LOC124405911, translated as MAKHSPAKKISAEDFFRVYSRLRGPRLFVGYTDGTSGVKIFYALLKQSRGTTGGGCNVNCDEFGWWLTGSSPGQPVDEDDDVPKSNCNGSPASTVCHEESEDDDSVDEREVGNDQLQPVHSSSPVEDPDGICLAEEPPCGTCSRSYTPERLIRNRDYRILTNSPPTSLSPKTGPSTPCKRYASKRNRRLSSLIDQQLVGASQLEAVLDHHVLDIKLPAAPGRRKGFAGRSPEGCKNASRSSRDLLAFANCESPPGILTPDLTSSGSSCEKLNCEWRRRSEADVSRIGRVEDSLAAPASVTPRKVSGRLVSTLQNFRSDENCYEDLPGHDVLSADSWEKGRVVHSFPEAPDDPESVVRQLQERINHIRDTNRDISEDLSSLRKNYEWAEQKTGNLTTATTKLRKEIRDLRYIDDLVNLLSGELKRISQRNWPFNLGHTEHHMEEINLVI; from the exons ATGGCCAAACATTCGCCTGCGAAGAAGA TTTCGGCGGAGGACTTTTTTCGGGTCTACTCCCGACTGCGTGGCCCGCGGTTATTCGTCGGCTACACAGATGGCACCAGTggagtcaaaattttttacgcgtTGCTG aaacagaGCCGCGGTACCACCGGGGGTGGCTGCAACGTTAACTGCGACGAGTTCGGATGGTGGTTAACCGGCTCAAGTCCTGGACAACCGgtcgacgaggacgacgacgtCCCCAAGTCCAATTGCAACGGGTCTCCTGCATCGACGGTTTGCCACGAGGAATCGGAGGATGACGACTCCGTCGATGAGAGGGAAGTCGGGAACGATCAACTCCAACCTGTTCACTCCTCGTCACCGGTGGAAGATCCTGACGGGATTTGCCTGGCTGAGGAACCGCCCTGTGGGACTTGTTCGCGGTCCTACACACCCGAAAGGTTGATCAGGAACCGGGACTACAGAATCCTCACCAATTCACCGCCGACCTCGTTAAGCCCGAAAACGGGGCCCTCGACGCCGTGCAAAAGGTATGCGAGCAAACGAAACCGGCGTCTGAGCAGCCTGATCGATCAGCAACTGGTTGGCGCTTCGCAGCTTGAGGCCGTCCTCGACCACCACGTTTTGGACATCAAACTTCCGGCGGCTCCTGGGCGAAGAAAAGGATTCGCGGGACGATCACCGGAGGGTTGTAAAAACGCGTCCAGGAGCTCGAGGGACCTCCTCGCCTTTGCTAACTGCGAGAGTCCTCCCGGGATTTTGACACCGGATTTAACGAGCAGCGGATCGAGCTGCGAGAAGCTGAACTGCGAGTGGCGACGACGCAGCGAGGCAGACGTCTCTCGCATTGGCAGAGTGGAGGACTCCTTGGCTGCCCCAGCTTCTGTCACACCGAGGAAGGTCTCCGGAAGGCTCGTCTCGACCCTCCAAAATTTTCGGAGTGACGAAAATTGCTACGAGGACTTACCGGGTCACGACGTCTTGAGTGCTGATTCGTGGGAAAAAGGACGAGTCGTCCACTCCTTTCCGGAGGCGCCCGATGACCCCGAGAGCGTCGTCCGTCAGCTCCAGGAGAGGATTAACCACATTCGAGACACAAATAGGGACATTTCCGAAGATCTTTCGTCACTGAGGAAAAACTATGAG TGGGCTGAGCAAAAGACTGGAAACCTAACAACCGCGACGACTAAACTGAGGAAGGAAATTCGGGATTTGCGATATATTGACGACCTTGTGAATTTGTTGAGCGGTGAATTGAAACGAATTTCCCAAAGAAACTGGCCCTTCAATCTTGGTCATACGGAGCATCATATGGAAGAAATTAACCTAGTTATATGA